The Nitrosomonadales bacterium nucleotide sequence CACCGACTTGACCGTGCACATCAATTCGGCTTCTGCGGCCAATTGTCCATCGACTTCTGCAGATGCCTTGAATTTGAACACGCCGCGCATACTGCGGGTGAGTTCGACCTTGAAGATCAGCTGGTCGCCGGGCATGACCGGACGCTTGAAGCGTGCCCCGTCGATGCCGGCGAAGTAATACACCGATTTTTCATCCGGCTTGGATTCCATCGACTTGAACGACAGCAACGCGGCGACCTGCGCCATCGCCTCGATGATCAGGACGCCGGGCATCACCGGATGATGCGGGTAGTGTCCCGGGAAGAACGGCTCGTTGATGGTGACGTTCTTCAGCGCGACGATGTTCTTGCCCGGTTCCAGCGACAGAACGCGGTCCACCAGCAGGAACGGATAACGGTGCGGCAAATTCTCAAGAATTGCGTGGATGTCCATTTGAATGCTCATCATTCTTTCCTTTTCAATAATTCGAGTTCTTGTTCCAGAGCCCTGATGCGTTTGGCCAGTTCGTCGAGATGGCGCAGATGCACGGCATTCCTGCGCCAGTCGTCCAGCCTGGCGAATGGGTAGATCGCCGCATAATTGCCCGGCTCGCGTATCGATTTGCCGATCAGCGTATGCGCCGCGACCTCTACGTGGTCGGCGAGTTGCAGGTGTCCCAGTATCCGCGCGCCGCCGCCGATCAGGCAATAGCGCCCGATCACCGCGCTGCCCGCAATGCCGGCGCAACCCGCGATCGCGGTGTGCGCGCCGATGCGCACGTTATGTGCGACCTGGATCTGGTTGTCCAGCTTGACCCCGTCCTCGATCACCGTATCGTTCAGTGCGCCTCGGTCGATGGTGGTATTCGCGCCGATCTCGACGTCGTTGCCGATCACCACCCGGCCGATCTGCGGGATCTTGATCCAGCGCCCTTCGTCCATCGCGATGCCGAACCCGTCCGAGCCGATCACCGCGCCGGAATGCGCGATCAGGTTATCGCCGATCACGCAGTCGTGGTAGACCACCACGCGCGGATACAGGCGCGCATGGCTGCCGATGGTGACATTGGCGCCGATGCAACAGCCTTCGCCGATCACGCTGGACTCGCCTATGTTCGCCCCCTCACCGATCACGGCTGTCGCCGCGATGCTGGCCGACGCTGCAATTTTCGCCGTCCCGGCAACGACCGCATCGGGATGTACTCCGGGCCTGATTTCTGCCAGAGGATTGAGCAAGGCGGAAACCCTGGCGAAATAGGCATAAGGATTGTCCGAGACGATGCGCGGCAAAGGGGTCGAATCCGCATCCGCCTCACCGAGGATCACGGCCCCCGCTTTTGTACCGGCCAGTTGCGCGCGATATTTGCTGTTGGTCAGGAAACTGATGTGGTCGGGCTGTGCATTTTCCAGTGTGGCGATCTGCGCGACGCGCACACCGCCGTCACCCAGCACGCGCCCGCCGAGCCGGGCCGCGATGTCAGCCAAGCTAAAGGTGGACATGCGGCTTATTTGCCGTCCTTGCCGCCGTTCGTCTTGTCGTCGGCGAGATACTTGATCACCTTTTCGGTGATATCGATAGCGGGATTGCGATACACCGCTTCCTGCAGGATCAGGTCGTATTTCTCGGCATCGGCGATCGCCTGGATCGCCTTGTTGGCACGTTCCAGCACAACGGCCAGTTCCTCGTTCTTGCGCAGGTTCAGATCCTCGCGGAACTCGCGCTGCATGCGTTGCAGGTTGACATTCAAGCCGATCAGTTCACGTTCCTTGTTGCGGTGATCGGCATCGGACAGCTTGTTGCCTTCTTTTTCCAGTATGGTTTGCAATTCTTTCGCCTGCTTCATCAGTTTCTTGATTTCCTGATTGCGCCCGGAGAATTCCTTCTCGATCTTTTTTTCCGCCTTCATGGCCGGCGCCGATTCGCGCAGCACGCGCTCGGTATCCACTACGCCCACCTTGAAATCATCCGCATAAGCCGGTGCCGCAGCGAGCAACACAGCCAAGAGTCCCGCTTTAATCGTCATTCTCATCACACACTCCTTACATATTTCATTGACCGGCCACCATGCGACTGCTTCATGATCCCGTCTGGTGGATATCCAGTCGTTCCATCATGGCCAGCGGCCATGCTACCTTCTATCGGCAGTCAGGCAAAGCCATGCATCAGAACATCGAACCGATGTTGAACTGGAACTTCTGCACCCTGTCCACCGACTGTTTGTTCAGCGGTACGCCGTAGCTGAACTTGAGCGGTCCCGCCGGAGAGATCCATGTGATCGCCACGCCCGTAGAATACCGCAATCCCGCACTGCCCGGCAGGTCGCCCGGCCCATAGACCGCGCCCGCATCGATAAAACCGCTCAGGCGAACCGACTTCGTATCCTTCATACCCGGGAACGGCATCAGCAATTCTGCGTTACCCACTACGCGTCGCGTACCGCCCAACACCGCGCCGGTGGAATCGCGAGGCCCCAGCGAATTGGATTCATACCCCCGTACCGAACCGGTGCCGCCGGCATAGAAGTTCTTGAAGAACGGGAACGGCTTGCTTCCATAACTGCCGGCCAAACCAAACTCTCCGTTCATCATCAGGGTGATATCGTCATTCACCGGATGGAACCACTGATGCTGGTAATTCAGCTTGTAGTAGCGCATATCGAACACCGGCAATGCGATCTCCGCAAAGGCACTCTGCATCGTCCCTGAGGTGGTGTAGATCGCGCTGTCCCGGCTGTCCCTTCCCCAGCCTATCGTTCCCAGCAGGTTCCTGTTGGTGGCCCCGAAGGTGTTGACATAGTTGACCAGACGCGCCGGACCTGTAGGCAGCACGCCCAGATGAGTCCGCTCGAACGACAGGCCATAACGGATGGTCTCTTCTTCGGCAATGGGCACCCCGAACTGCACGCCGCCCCCTAAAGTATGTGAGGAATACTGGCTGACCGCCGTGCTGCGAGAATCGGTATTGCGCTTAAAAAGATTGAAGCCGCGGCTCACGCCTTCGTCGGTAAAGTACGGGTTGGTATATGAGAATGAATAAACCTGGTTGACCTTGCCCGTATTGAGTTGGACGGCCGCATGATTGCCGCTGCCGAACAGGTTGGCTTGTGTAATACCTCCCGAGAGTGAGAAGCCATCACCTTGCGAATAACCCGCACCCGCCGAGATGCTGCCCGTTGACTTTTCCTTTACCGAGACATTCACGTCCATCTGGTCGACAGTTCCCTGTACCGGCGGGGTCTCCACATTCACTTCATCGAAGAAGTCCAGCCTGTCCACGCGCTGCTTGGACTTCTTGATCTTGTCCATATCGAACCAGGCACCTTCCACCTGGCGGAATTCGCGGCGGATGACCTCATCGCGCGTCTTGTCGTTGCCTGCGATATTGATGCGACGGATATAGACACGCTGGCCGGGATCGACCACGAAGTTGAATGCCACTTCATGCTTTTCCTTGTTAATTTCGGGGATCGCGTTCACGTTGGCGAAGGCATACCCTTCTTTCCCCAGACGCTCTCCGACCAGCTTGCTGGTCTCGGTCAGGGCATTGCGCGAGAAGGTATCGCCCGCCTTCACCTGGATGAGGCTCTCGACCTCCTCCTTCGGGATCAGCGTGTTGCCTCCGACCTCGACCTTGGAGACGGTGTATTTCTCGCCCTCGCTGAAATTGATGGTGATATAGATGTCCTTCTTGTCCGGCGTGATGGAAACCTGCGTGGAATCGATGTTGAACTCCAGGTAACCGTTGTCCATATAGAACGAACGCAACACTTCCATGTCGGCGGAAAGCTTCTGCTTGGAATATTGGTCGTTATTGCTGAACCAGCTCATCCAGTCGGGCGTGCTGAGTTTCATTTTTTCCAGCAACTCATCCTCTTCATACGCCTTGTTGCCGACCAGGTTGATCTGCTTGATCTTGGAAACCTCACCCTCCACGACGTTGAATGCGATGCCGACCCGGTTGCGCTCCAGTTCGGTGACGGTGGTCGTGACGGTCACGCCATATTTCCCGCGTGCCACATATTGGCGCTTCAACGACTGAGCAGCCTTGTCCAGCGCATTCTTGTCGAAGATGCGCGCCTCGGCCAGGCCGGCGTACTTCATGTTGTCCTTGAGCTGGTCCTTGGAGAAATCCTTCACACCGCTGATCTCGATGCTGGCGATCGAAGGACGTTCGCGCACCAGTACGATCAGCACACCCTGCTCGACCTCCAGGCGCACATCCTTGAAGAACCCGGTTCCATACAAGGTACGGATCGCCGTGGCGGCATGCTCGTCATCCATGACATCACCAACCTTGACCGGCAGGTAACTGAAGACCGTACCCGCTTCGGTACGCTGGATTCCCTCGACACGGATATCCGTGACGGTAAAGGGCACGATCGCCCAGGCGGGAGACACGAAAAGCAGTGAAAGGATTCCCGCCAGTTTTTTCTTGTTCATCTTTTAACCTGGAATGAGGCGATTAATATCGTTGTACAGGGCAAACACCATCAAGGTGCCGAGAAGCGCGATGCCGATTTTCTGGCCGACCTCCCAAGCCTGTTCGGAAACCGGACTACCCTTGATCAATTCGGCGACATAATACAGCAAGTGCCCCCCGTCCAATAAGGGTATGGGCAATAAATTCAATATGCCCAGGCTGACACTGATCAGCGCGAGGAAACCCAGATAAGCCACCATGCCCATTTCGGCAGACTGCCCGGCGTAATCCGCAATAGTGATCGGACCGCTCAGGTTTTTCATCGACACTTCGCCCATCACCATCTTGCCCATCATCTTCAGGCTGATGACGGAGGTATCCCAGGTCTTGCGCAACGACTGGACGAACGCTTCCAGCGGGTCATAGCTCACCTCGGTGAACAGCGCCAGCCACTCCGCGCGGTCTATTTGCGGCGCTGCACCGATCTTGCCTATCGTCAGGCCGGATTCGACAACGGCTTGCGGGATCAACGTCACGTCCAGCATCAACTCGCCGCGCCGGATATCGAACCGCAACGACTGCCCGGGATGCGAACGCACCACTTCCACTACTTCACGCCAATACTGTACCGCGACACCATCGACACTCAGGATGCGATCCCCCTCGCGCAATCCGGCAAGTTGCGCCACATTGCCTTCGTCCAGTTTGCCGATGACCGGCAGGATGACCGGCTGATAGGGATGCAGGCCCAGTTTGCCGAGGAACTCCCCGTCCATGTCCCGCGCTTCCAGGCTGCCGATATCGAGCATGTAGAACCGATGGTCGCCCAGCGCATTGAGCGTTTCGACACTCACCTCGACAGCTTGCCGTTCCCTGCCAGATTCCTGCTGCAACGCCAGCTCCAGCACCTTCCAGCGCAGTTCTTGCCAGGTCGGGATCGCCGTGCCATTGACGCTGACGATGGTCTCGCCCGATTGCATCTGCGCGACCGCGGCCGGCGTGCCCTTCGGCACATCCCCCAGGATCGGCTTCAAGCCGGGCACGCCTTGGATGAACAATATCCAGTACAGCAAGACGGCCAGCAGCAGATTCGCCAGCGGCCCCGCCGCCACGATGGCCATGCGCTGCAACACCGGCTTGCGATTGAAGGCGTATTCCAGTTCTTCCGGCACCACTTCGGCTTCGCGCTCGTCCAGCATCCTGACGTAGCCGCCCAGTGGAATGGCGGAAATCACCCATTCGGTATCGCTGCCGGCGAAGCGCTTCTTGTAGATGGCCTTGCCGAATCCCACCGAGAAGCACAGCACTTTCACGCCGCAGCGGCGCGCCATCCAGTAGTGCCCGAATTCATGGAACACCACCAGCAGCGCGATCGCGCCGATGAATGCCAGCAGTGTCGTCATCCGGCCAGTTGTTCCACTTGCCGCACGGCCATGCTGCGCGCCTCGGCATCGGCCCCGAGTACGTCTTCGAGCGCAGCGACCGCATGGACCGGCAGGCTGTCCAGCACGCTGGCGATGACGCGCGGAATGGCAAGGAAAGGAATGCGCCTGTCGAGAAAGGCTGCAACGGCAACTTCATTGGCAGCATTCAGCACGGCGGGCGCGGTGCCCGCCGCACGCAATGCCTGGTACGCCAAAGCCAGGCAGGGGAAGCGCTCGAAATCCGGCGCAATGAAGTTCATCGTCGCCACCTTGAACAGGTCCAGCGGCGCCACGCCGGCATCGATGCGTTCCGGCCAGGCCAGGCCATAGGCGATCGGCGTGCGCATGTCCGGGTTGCCGAGTTGCGCCAGCACCGAGCCGTCCACATATTCGACCAGCGAATGGATCACGCTCTGCGGATGCACCACCACCTGGATGTCGTCGGCCCCCGCATTGAACAACCAGTGTGCCTCGATCACCTCCAACCCCTTGTTCATCATGCTGGCCGAGTCTACGGAAATCTTCCTGCCCATGCTCCAGTTCGGATGCGCACAGGCCTGCTCCGGCGTGACGTTCTCCAGTTCGCCGAGCGGCGTATTGCGGAACGGGCCGCCCGACGCGGTGAGCAGGATGCGGCGCACGCCGTTGCGTGCCAGATTCCCGTCGTAGCCACGCGGCAGTGCCTGGAAGATCGCGTTGTGTTCGCTGTCGATCGGCAACAGTGCAGATCCGCTGGCATGTACCGCATCCATGAACACGTTGCCGGCCATCACCAGCGTTTCCTTGTTGGCCAGCAGGATTTTCTTGCCCGCTTTCGCCGCAGCCAGGGTGGGACGCAAACCCGCCGCACCGACGATCGCGGCCATCACCGCATCCACTTCAGGCAATACGCAAACCTGTTCCAGCGCTTCGACACCGTACAATACCTCCGTGCCGGAACCGGCCTCCTTCAGGCGCTGGCGAAGACCGGTCGCGGCGCTTTCGTCCAGCAGCACGGCATAGGCCGGCCCGAATTGCAGGCACTGGCGGAACAGCAGGTCAACCTGGCTATGGCCGGTCAGCGCAACGATACGGAACTTGTCCGGATGGCGTGCCACCACGTCCAGTGTGCTGGTGCCGATACTGCCGGTGGAACCCAATACGGTCAGGGATTGCATGGCAATGCCTCAGGGGTTGTATTGCGAGAGGATCACCAGCGCGGCGAGCGGCAGCGTGGAAGTCAGGGCGTCGATGCGGTCCAGCAGGCCGCCATGTCCCGGCAGCAGCGCGCCGCTGTCCTTGACGCCCGCCTGGCGCTTGATCGCCGACTCGAACAGGTCGCCGATCACCGCCAGACCCACCCACCACCAGGCGGCCAGCAGCAGAATGGGCAATACCTCTCGGCGCACGACTTCCCCGCCGAAGCTCCACACCAGCACGACATATACGGAAACTCCCAGTATCGCCCCCGCCACGCCTTCCCAGGTCTTGCCGGGACTGATGCTGGGCGCCAGCTTGTTCTTCCCGAACCTGCGCCCGGCAAAATAAGCCGCGCTGTCCGCGACCCATACCAGGCACATGATGAACAGCAATATCCATGGGCTGACGGCTCGCAGGTCCAGCATCGCCAGCCCGGTCGGCAGGATCACCGCCCACCCGACCAGCGCCATCAGAAACGGATTGGTCACTTTCCAGCCGACGATCAGCCAGGTCGGCACGATGATCAGCCACAGCAAGGCCGAGACGGCATAGACCAGCAAATGCAATGGCACCTGCTGCGCGGGCGTGTAACGGGCATCGAACCAGGCCAGCGCCAGTATCAGCAGCAATGTCAGCCACCAGTAGAGACTGGCCTTCCCGCCGCTCAGGCCGGCCAGGCGCGACCATTCCGCGGTGCCCTGCATCACCATCGCCGCGACCAGCAGCGCCCATGCGATGTGCGGCAACAGGAACAGCGCCGTCAGCAACAAGGCCAGCAGCACGATGGCGGTGATCACCCGTGATTTAAGCATTCTGTTCCCCCTGTTCCGGATTGTCCTGCAATTGTTCGCTGGTACGCCCGAAGCGTCGCTCGC carries:
- a CDS encoding phosphatidate cytidylyltransferase — protein: MLKSRVITAIVLLALLLTALFLLPHIAWALLVAAMVMQGTAEWSRLAGLSGGKASLYWWLTLLLILALAWFDARYTPAQQVPLHLLVYAVSALLWLIIVPTWLIVGWKVTNPFLMALVGWAVILPTGLAMLDLRAVSPWILLFIMCLVWVADSAAYFAGRRFGKNKLAPSISPGKTWEGVAGAILGVSVYVVLVWSFGGEVVRREVLPILLLAAWWWVGLAVIGDLFESAIKRQAGVKDSGALLPGHGGLLDRIDALTSTLPLAALVILSQYNP
- the bamA gene encoding outer membrane protein assembly factor BamA; this encodes MNKKKLAGILSLLFVSPAWAIVPFTVTDIRVEGIQRTEAGTVFSYLPVKVGDVMDDEHAATAIRTLYGTGFFKDVRLEVEQGVLIVLVRERPSIASIEISGVKDFSKDQLKDNMKYAGLAEARIFDKNALDKAAQSLKRQYVARGKYGVTVTTTVTELERNRVGIAFNVVEGEVSKIKQINLVGNKAYEEDELLEKMKLSTPDWMSWFSNNDQYSKQKLSADMEVLRSFYMDNGYLEFNIDSTQVSITPDKKDIYITINFSEGEKYTVSKVEVGGNTLIPKEEVESLIQVKAGDTFSRNALTETSKLVGERLGKEGYAFANVNAIPEINKEKHEVAFNFVVDPGQRVYIRRINIAGNDKTRDEVIRREFRQVEGAWFDMDKIKKSKQRVDRLDFFDEVNVETPPVQGTVDQMDVNVSVKEKSTGSISAGAGYSQGDGFSLSGGITQANLFGSGNHAAVQLNTGKVNQVYSFSYTNPYFTDEGVSRGFNLFKRNTDSRSTAVSQYSSHTLGGGVQFGVPIAEEETIRYGLSFERTHLGVLPTGPARLVNYVNTFGATNRNLLGTIGWGRDSRDSAIYTTSGTMQSAFAEIALPVFDMRYYKLNYQHQWFHPVNDDITLMMNGEFGLAGSYGSKPFPFFKNFYAGGTGSVRGYESNSLGPRDSTGAVLGGTRRVVGNAELLMPFPGMKDTKSVRLSGFIDAGAVYGPGDLPGSAGLRYSTGVAITWISPAGPLKFSYGVPLNKQSVDRVQKFQFNIGSMF
- the lpxD gene encoding UDP-3-O-(3-hydroxymyristoyl)glucosamine N-acyltransferase — encoded protein: MSTFSLADIAARLGGRVLGDGGVRVAQIATLENAQPDHISFLTNSKYRAQLAGTKAGAVILGEADADSTPLPRIVSDNPYAYFARVSALLNPLAEIRPGVHPDAVVAGTAKIAASASIAATAVIGEGANIGESSVIGEGCCIGANVTIGSHARLYPRVVVYHDCVIGDNLIAHSGAVIGSDGFGIAMDEGRWIKIPQIGRVVIGNDVEIGANTTIDRGALNDTVIEDGVKLDNQIQVAHNVRIGAHTAIAGCAGIAGSAVIGRYCLIGGGARILGHLQLADHVEVAAHTLIGKSIREPGNYAAIYPFARLDDWRRNAVHLRHLDELAKRIRALEQELELLKRKE
- the rseP gene encoding RIP metalloprotease RseP produces the protein MTTLLAFIGAIALLVVFHEFGHYWMARRCGVKVLCFSVGFGKAIYKKRFAGSDTEWVISAIPLGGYVRMLDEREAEVVPEELEYAFNRKPVLQRMAIVAAGPLANLLLAVLLYWILFIQGVPGLKPILGDVPKGTPAAVAQMQSGETIVSVNGTAIPTWQELRWKVLELALQQESGRERQAVEVSVETLNALGDHRFYMLDIGSLEARDMDGEFLGKLGLHPYQPVILPVIGKLDEGNVAQLAGLREGDRILSVDGVAVQYWREVVEVVRSHPGQSLRFDIRRGELMLDVTLIPQAVVESGLTIGKIGAAPQIDRAEWLALFTEVSYDPLEAFVQSLRKTWDTSVISLKMMGKMVMGEVSMKNLSGPITIADYAGQSAEMGMVAYLGFLALISVSLGILNLLPIPLLDGGHLLYYVAELIKGSPVSEQAWEVGQKIGIALLGTLMVFALYNDINRLIPG
- a CDS encoding OmpH family outer membrane protein — encoded protein: MTIKAGLLAVLLAAAPAYADDFKVGVVDTERVLRESAPAMKAEKKIEKEFSGRNQEIKKLMKQAKELQTILEKEGNKLSDADHRNKERELIGLNVNLQRMQREFREDLNLRKNEELAVVLERANKAIQAIADAEKYDLILQEAVYRNPAIDITEKVIKYLADDKTNGGKDGK
- a CDS encoding 1-deoxy-D-xylulose-5-phosphate reductoisomerase, translated to MQSLTVLGSTGSIGTSTLDVVARHPDKFRIVALTGHSQVDLLFRQCLQFGPAYAVLLDESAATGLRQRLKEAGSGTEVLYGVEALEQVCVLPEVDAVMAAIVGAAGLRPTLAAAKAGKKILLANKETLVMAGNVFMDAVHASGSALLPIDSEHNAIFQALPRGYDGNLARNGVRRILLTASGGPFRNTPLGELENVTPEQACAHPNWSMGRKISVDSASMMNKGLEVIEAHWLFNAGADDIQVVVHPQSVIHSLVEYVDGSVLAQLGNPDMRTPIAYGLAWPERIDAGVAPLDLFKVATMNFIAPDFERFPCLALAYQALRAAGTAPAVLNAANEVAVAAFLDRRIPFLAIPRVIASVLDSLPVHAVAALEDVLGADAEARSMAVRQVEQLAG
- the fabZ gene encoding 3-hydroxyacyl-ACP dehydratase FabZ, which translates into the protein MDIHAILENLPHRYPFLLVDRVLSLEPGKNIVALKNVTINEPFFPGHYPHHPVMPGVLIIEAMAQVAALLSFKSMESKPDEKSVYYFAGIDGARFKRPVMPGDQLIFKVELTRSMRGVFKFKASAEVDGQLAAEAELMCTVKSVA